The sequence CTTTCAAAGACGGAAAAGAAGTAGGCCGTTTTAGTAATCGTAATCGTAAGACAAAAGAACAAATTGTGGAATTTATTTCTCAATTATAATTTTTCTTTTGTTTAATTGTCTTGTGTGATTACGTTGTGGTCATGATATAATAATAGTAGTAATCGAAAAGTAAAGGAGAATAAAATTGATTTTTTCATTTAATGAAGCTGTATTTGGAGATTGCTTGATGGTTTTATTACAAAATGCAAGTGATCAACCAGAAGTCAAAGCAGTGGGTAATGTCGTTGCTTTGTACAACGCAGAAGGTGAAGTAAGCGGATATAACTTTTTTAATATCAAAAAACTAGTACCTTCAATTTCAGGAAAAAAAGGACAAGTCTTTCCTACTGATAGCGAAATTGATCAATTAAATGCCCTTTTATTTGATTGTGGATTTACAACGCTTTTAGATAAAGCAGAAAATCGTCCACATATCGTCACTGGATTTGTGAAAACTTGTGTGGACCATCCAGACTCTGACCACTTACATATTACAGAAGTTGAAGTGGCTGATGGAAAAGTTTTACAAATCGTTTGTGGAGCACCAAATATTGAGGCAGGTCAAACGGTAGTTGTTGCCACTCCAGGTTCAATGATGCCAGATGGTACTTGCATTTGGCCAGGAGAATTGCGCGGAGTACCAAGCTCAGGAATGATTTGTTCCGCAAAAGAATTGCATTTAGAAAATGCACCAAAAGAACGAGGAATCTTAGTTCTACCAAAAGAAACGCAAATTGGTGTACCTTTTACCGCTTCAATGGTAGGATAAAACAAAAAGGGGGAATCTATGATGGATAATGGACAAACAAGACGTTTCACAGCAGAAGAACATAAGGAATTGATGGTCGCTGATACTTTAATTCGTGTTTACGATGCCTTAGCTGAAAAAGGTTATAACCCAATTAACCAAATTGTCGGCTACTTATTGTCGGAGGATCCAACATATATCCCTCGACATAAAGATGCTCGTAAATTAATTCGCCAAGTAGAACGCGATGAAATTATGGAAATTTTAGTTCGTGACTACTTAGAACATCACGGAGTTAACATTGAAGAATGAAGCGATACATGGGATTAGATGTTGGTTCTAAAACTGTAGGGATTGCGGTAAGTGATCCTTTAGGTTGGACCGCACAAGGAGTAGAAATTATTCCAATTGATGAAGAAAAAGGCTACTTTGGCTATGATCGAGTCAAAGCGTTAGTCAAAGAATATCAAGTACAAGCTTTTGTTGTTGGCTTACCAAAGCATATGAATAATAGCTTAGGGGATCGTGCTGAAGCGGCGATACGCTATGGAGAACATCTAGAGCAACGCTTTGGCTTACCTGTTTATTATCAAGATGAACGATTAACGACCGTCGAAGCAGAACGAATGTTAATTGAAGAGGGAAATGTCTCTCGTAAAAAAAGAAAACAAGTGATTGATAAACTAGCGGCGGTAATGATTTTACAAAATTATCTCGATCGTCAATCATTTTAGGAGGAAAGAACATGGTAGAAACAAATGAACGCGACTACTTAACATTAGTCGATGAACAAGGAAATGAAGAACTTTTTGAAATCTTATTAACTATTGATGGTCAAGAAGAATTCGGTAAAAACTACGTATTATTATGCCCATCAAACGTACCAGATGGAGAAGAAGTAGAATTATTAGCTTACTCTTATGAAGAAGATGAAAATGGTGAAGGCGGAAAATTAAACGAAATCACTACAGATAAAGAATGGGATATGGTAGAAGAAGTCTTTGGTGCATTTATGGCTGAAGAAAGCGAATGCGACCACGAACATTGTAACCATAAACATTAAAAAAGAGAGCCACACAGGGAATTTCCTTGTGTGGCTTTTTTTATGTTTTAGAGTTTAGCCTTAATTTTTTGCGTGTTTTTGAAATGAAGCTTTGCGACTTTTTCTAGGGTATCGACCCCGTATCGACGACATAGCTCTACTCCTACTTGATCTACTTTTTCTCCTGCACCACTTGGTAAAGTGAGATGATAAGGAACACCGAGTTGTTCTAATTGTTCTAAAAATAAAGTGCGAGCAATAATGCTAGCTGCCGCGACAGCAAGATGCTCTTGTTCTCCTTTTACCCGCATCAAGACAGGATGATGAGGCTGTTCTTTTTCTTCTTTAACATATTGTTGATAATTTTTTTCAGAAGTAAATTGATCAATCAGTAACGCGTCTAAAGGTTGGTTTTCCTTT comes from Catellicoccus marimammalium M35/04/3 and encodes:
- the ytpR gene encoding YtpR family tRNA-binding protein translates to MIFSFNEAVFGDCLMVLLQNASDQPEVKAVGNVVALYNAEGEVSGYNFFNIKKLVPSISGKKGQVFPTDSEIDQLNALLFDCGFTTLLDKAENRPHIVTGFVKTCVDHPDSDHLHITEVEVADGKVLQIVCGAPNIEAGQTVVVATPGSMMPDGTCIWPGELRGVPSSGMICSAKELHLENAPKERGILVLPKETQIGVPFTASMVG
- a CDS encoding IreB family regulatory phosphoprotein, which translates into the protein MMDNGQTRRFTAEEHKELMVADTLIRVYDALAEKGYNPINQIVGYLLSEDPTYIPRHKDARKLIRQVERDEIMEILVRDYLEHHGVNIEE
- the ruvX gene encoding Holliday junction resolvase RuvX — translated: MKRYMGLDVGSKTVGIAVSDPLGWTAQGVEIIPIDEEKGYFGYDRVKALVKEYQVQAFVVGLPKHMNNSLGDRAEAAIRYGEHLEQRFGLPVYYQDERLTTVEAERMLIEEGNVSRKKRKQVIDKLAAVMILQNYLDRQSF
- a CDS encoding DUF1292 domain-containing protein is translated as MVETNERDYLTLVDEQGNEELFEILLTIDGQEEFGKNYVLLCPSNVPDGEEVELLAYSYEEDENGEGGKLNEITTDKEWDMVEEVFGAFMAEESECDHEHCNHKH